Genomic segment of Phreatobacter oligotrophus:
CGCCGTCACGGCCAGCCCTGTCGCGCGGTACCGTTCCGCAAGGCTTGCCGGCTCACGGTTTCGCGACTGATGATCACGGATGTGCGATTGTGCACGAATGCAATATTAAGACGGCATTCATCATTGCATTTTCTCAAGTTCGTGATTGGCAAGTGATCGGGCGAAGGTCCATCTGTCTCCCTGTCGACGGCGGACACCTCCCGCCGACACCAACCTTTCGCAGGCGACGCGTGTCCCGATATGCCGCCCGCACCTCAACCGATCAGGAGATCATCATGAACTTCCGCACCCTGGCTCTCGCCACCCTCGCCATCGCTCCCCTCGCCACCGGCGCCCTCGCCCAGGAGGCTGGCTCGCCCTTCGCTGGCTCGCCGGAGCGTGACATCGTCAACACCGCCTCGCCCCGCGAGTTCAGCGCCCCGCGCGTGACCTACCGCTCGGCGACGCGCGTCCAGGCCGACGCCACTGGCGCCCAGGACCATGCCAATGTCCCGGAGGCCGGTTCCTTCGGTCAGTGAACGGGGGACATCGTCCCACATGGAAAAGCCGGGGCTCGCGCCCCGGCTTTTTCGTGCGTGGTCATGGGTATGGCCGTTACAGGCCGGCGCGCGCGGCGAGGAAGGCCGGCACCAGCACCGGGGCGAGCCGCGCCACCGGCGCCACATGCTCCTCGCGATAATGATGCTCGACGTCGAGCAGGTTCATCGTCCCGATCGTCGTGCCGTCATAGATCACCGGCACGTTGATGACCGAGCCAAGGCCCATGCTGCCGATCAGGTCGTGGTCGAAGAAGGCCCAGCGGATCGCCTCGCGGTCCCGGCCGAGATAGGGCCGCTGCTCTTCCAGCACATGCTTGCCCCAGGGCGTGGCGCCCATGGTCTTGCGGCCGGAGACCGGATATTCCGCCGGCCGGTTCGAATAGATGCGGGCGACGTCGGCCCCATCGACGAAGAGCAGCGTGAACAGCTTATGGCCGACGAGGGCCTGCGTCTCGCGCTCCAGCGCGGCGAACAGCGTCTGCGGCTGGCCGGGCGCGGCAAGGCTGGCGGCGAGAACGGCGAGCGGATCGGTCATGACGGCCTCGGGGCGGGAGGAATGCGCTCGGGCAGAAGGCCCTGCGGCCTCAGGTAGAGCACGAGGATGAGGGCGGCTCCGACCAGCATCTCGCGCAGGGCGGCCACCTGGACCGGCTGCAGGCCGGGAACCACCTCGCCGACGAAACGGGTCGCCTCAAGGAAGGCGACGACCAGCAAAGCGCCGATCACCGCGCCGATGGGCCGGCCGACGCCGCCCGCGGTCACCGCGAGGAAGATGTAGATGGTGATCAGCGGCTGGAAATGGTCGGGCGAGACATAGGTCTGGTAGTGGCCGTAGAGCGCGCCGGCGAGCCCGGCAATGGCGGCCGAGAGCGCGAAGGCCTGAAGCTTGAAGCGCAGGACCTTCTTGCCCGCGAAGGCGGCGAGCTCCTGGTCCTCGCGGATCGCCTTGAGCGTGCGGCCGAAGGGCGAGAGGTCCAGCCGCCGCAGCGCCAGCCAGACCAGCGCCACGATCACCGCGACGAGGCCGCAATAGAACAGGTTGAAGCCGAGCGGACCGAGCTCCGCCTTGAACGGGGCGCGGATGCCGGACATGCCGTCCGAGCCATTGGTGAGCCAGCGCTCGTTGAGGGCGACGAGTCGCACGACCTCCGCGAAGCCGAGGGTGACGATGGCGAGATAATCGTCGCGCAGCCGGAGCGTCGCGAAGGTGACGACGAGGCCGGCGACGACGCCAGCGCAGGCCGCCGCGATGAGACCCAGCGGCACCGGCGCGCCGGCGCCCGTCGCGATCGCCGAGGCATAGGCCCCCACCGCGAAGAAGCCGGCAAGGCCGAGATTGACCATGCCCGCGCCACCCCAGATCAGGTTGAGGCTGAGCGCCAGCAGGCCGTAGATCCCGCCGATGGTGAGGGTGAAGAGCAGGTAGTTCAGCATCACACGGCCCTCTCGCCGAGGAGGCCGCGCGGCCGGAAGGTCAGCATGAGCAGGATGGCGGCAAAGCCGATGGCCGAGCGATAGGTCGCCGGCACGGCGAGAACGGCCAGTTCCTCCGCAATGCCGACGCAGAAAGCGCCGACCACCGCCCCGGGAATGGAGCCGAGGCCGCCGAGCACCGCGGCGGCGAAGACCGTCAGCAGGATGCGCGTCCCCGCGAGCGGATCGATGGAGGTGTCGACGGCGAGCAGCACGCCGCCGGCCCCCGAGAGCCCGGCCCCGACGAACAGCGTCACCACCGCGACGAGCTGCGGGTCGATGCCCTTGAGGCGGGCGAGGTCGACATTGTCGGCCACGGCCCGCATCGCCTTGCCGAAGCGCGTATGGCGCAGGAACAGGAACACCGCCGCCATGACGATCGCGGCGAGGATGACATTCTCGATCTGCTGCGGCCCGATCCTCAGGTCGAGGAACCGGAGGTCGGGCTTGAGCGGCAGGTCATAGCCGCGCAGGTCGTTGCCGAAGCCGAAGCGGATGAGGTTTTCCAGGATCAGGTTCAGCGCGATGGTGGCGATCGCCACCGTCAGCGCTCCCGCAGGCCGGAGCCGCCTCAGGCCGCCCTCCTCCCCGATCACGCCCACTGCCCCCGCCACCACGAAGGCGATGGCCACCACGGGGAGCACGCCCAGGCCCAGCGTCGTGTTGGCGACCCACCCGGCGAAGCCGCCGATGGTGATGTAGGCCGCCACCGCGAAGCTCGGATAGCGCAGCACGGCGAAGATCGCCGTGAAGCCGATGGCCGGCACGGCAATCAGCGCGCCGGTCATCACGCCATTGAGGATGGCCTGGGCGAGAGGCGTCATGGTCAGGCGATCTTGACCAGGGCGATCTTGCCGTCGCGCACCTGTTCGTAGCGGAAGCGGCTATCGGTGATGTCGCCGCTGTCGAGGAAGTCGCAGGGACCGGAGGCGCCCTCGTAGTCGACCGCCTGACCCGCGGCGATGGCCTTCAGGCCGTCGATGGCATTGTCGACCTTGGCGCCGCCGGGCGCCTGGCTGACCTTGCGCAACGTGTCGCGGATGGCGGTGCCCGAGGAATCCTTCGCCGCGGCGATGGCCATGAGGATCAGGTTCACCTGGTCATAGACCTGCGTCGTGTAGGGATCGGGATTGGCGACGCCGATGAGCTTCACCAGCCGCGCATAGGCGCCCGAGGCCTCGTCGGAGGACGGCGAGATGGTGAAGATGTTCTGCACGACCTCGGCCGGCAGGCTCTCGACCAGCTTCTGGTTCACCGAATAGCCGAAGGCGATCTTCCGGCCCTGGAACCCGGCGCGGAACAGGTCGCGCAGCAGCACGGTCGTGTCCGGCGCATAGCCGCCGAGGATCAGCGCATCGGGGCGGAAGCGCAGGATCTCGTCCACCTCGGAGCGGTAGGACGGCTTCTTGTCGTCATAGATGAGCGCGCCGGTCTCGCCGCCCTTGGCCTTCACGGCGAGGGTGATGTTGTCGAACTGGCTCTTCTGGAAAGGGGTCTGCGGCGAGACGAAGAAGACGCGCTTCGCCCCCTGCTCCAGCGCGAACTCGCCGAACTTGCGGCCCTGCAGCGTCGTGTTGGGCTGGGTGCGGGCGATATAGCCCTGGTGCGGCAGCAGGGTGATGGAATCGGCGCCGGAAACGGTGGCGAGGAAGGTCTTCGATTCCCAGCAGAGCGGCGCGACCGCCGTCGTCACCGACGAGGCCCAGGTGCCAACGATGGCCGAGACCTTGTCGACATCGATCAGCTTGCGGGCGGCGCGCACGCCAGCCTCGGGGTTGGTCTGGTCGTCCTCGACGCTGAGCTCGACGCGACGGCCGAGCACGCCGCCGGCCGCGTTCACCTCGTCGACCACGGCGCGCATGGCGCGCGCCATGATGGGCCCATAGGAGCCGCCGGCGCCGGTGAGCGGCACCAGGGGCCCGAGGCGGATCGGTGCGGCCTGCGCGAGGACCAGGGCGGGAGCGGCCGGCAGGAGGCTGGCGGCAGCCGCGCCCTGCAGGAGAAGGCGTCGTGTGATGCTCTGTGTCATGCCGGGGCTCCTCTGGATCATGGTTCGCTCAGCCGCCCAGGAACAGGCGGCGAATCTCCGGGTCTGCTGCAAGGCCCGGGCCGGTTCCCTCGGCGCTGTTGCGCCCCGAAACCAGCACGTAGCCACGATGGGAGACGGCCAGCGCTTCCACCGCATGCTGCTCCACCATCAGGATGGGGAGCCCGTCGCGGTTGAGCGCGACGATGGCGTCGAAGAGGTCGTCGGCCGCCTTGGGCGACAGGCCGGCGGTCGGCTCGTCCAAGAGCATCAGGGACGGATTGCTCATCAGGCCCATGGCCATGGCGAGGATCTGCCGCTGGCCGCCGGAGAGGGTCCGGGCCAGCGCCCGGCGCTTGGCCGCAAGCATCGGATAGGTGGCATAGAGCCCCTCGGCGCGGGCGGAGGCCCCCGCCGGATCGAGGAAACCGGCGATCTCCAGGTTCTCGGCGACCGTGAGGCTGCCGAAGACATTGCGCTCCTGCGGCACGAAGGCGATGCCGGCCTTGGCCCGGCCGCCGGCATCGGCGGATGTCACGTCCTTGCCAGAAAGGATGATCTGTCCCTCCTTGGCGGCGACCAGTCCGGCAATAGTCTTCAGCAGGGTCGACTTGCCCGCCCCGTTCGGCCCGATGATCGTGACGATCTCGCCCGGCTCGACGCGCACCGAGGCGCCCTTGAGAATCTGCTCGGCGGCGCCATAGCCGGCGACGACGCCCTCGGCGGCGAGCACGCTCAATGCCGCCTCCCCAGATAGGCTTCGAGCACCCGCTCATCGCTGGCGACCTCGTCGAAGCTGCCGCGGGTGAGCGTCCGCCCCTCCGCCATGACGATGACCGGATCGCAGAGGCGGCGGATGAGGCCCATGTCGTGCTCGATCAGGCAGATGGTGACGCCCTCGCGGTTCAGCGCCACGAGATGGCCGGCGATCTCTTCCGTCAGGCTCGGATTGACCCCCGCCATGGGCTCGTCGAGCAGGATGAGCCGCGGCTCGGCCATGAGGGCCCGGCCGATCTCCACGAGCTTCTTCTGTCCGCCCGAGAGGGCGACGACCGGATTGTCCACCACCCCATCGAGCTTCAGGCGGCGGATGACCGCCCAGGCCTGTTCGGCCAGCGCCTCCTCGCGCAGGCGGGCTTTGTGAGAGCCGATCAGGGCGGATACTAGGGATTCTCCCGCCTGCTCGCGGCCATAGAGCATCAGGTGCTGGAACACGCTGAGCTTGGGGAAGCCGCGCGCCAGCTGGAAGGTGCGCACCAGCCGCCGGCGCACCAGCGCTTCCGGCGGCAAGGCCGTGACATCCTCGCCGGCGAAGGTGACCGCGCCGCCATCGGGCCGGTAGAGGCCGGAGACCACGTTGAAGAGCGTCGACTTGCCCGCGCCATTCGGGCCGATCAGGCCGGTGAAGCTGCCCTCGGGGATGGCGATGTCGACGCCGTTGAGGACGCTGACGCCGTAGAAGCCGCGGGTGAGGCCGGAGATGGTGAGGAGATCGGTCACGCCTTGCCTCCCCGCGAGGGAGCCTGCCGCACCGGCAGCGACGGGAAATGGCCGCGCACCTGATCCTTCCAGAAGGCCAGAAGACCGGCGAAATAGACGGGGTCGTCGCGCAGCACGGTCTGGGCGATCATGCCGCGGATCAGGCACATGGTGGCGTTGAGCACGGTGCGCGTTGTCTCCGGGTCCGTGCCGCAGCGGCTCGCCAGCGCCATCCAGATAGCATCCAGCGCCGCGTGGAAATCGCGCACCATCGGCACCAGGCGCGCCCGGAACTCGGGATTGTGTCGCGCCTCCGGCAGGTATTCGAGGGTGATGTAGAACAGCCGGTCGTTCATCACGTCCCAGATGCGGTCGACGATCTCGTCGCTCGACCCGCCGCGCTCCGCAACCTCCAGCGCAAAGGCATGGAGCGTCTCCGTCACCTGCTGGAGATTGCGGGTGACCGCGGTGATGATGAGCTCGTCGCGGCTGGCGAAATGATGGGTCAGCGCCCCGCGCGAGACGCCGGCATGGGCGGCGATGTCGGTGGTCGACAGGCGAGTGAGGCCGCGGTCGTGAATGAGGTCGATCGCGGCGTCCAGGATCTTGCTGGACGTCTCGCGACTGCGCTCCTCCTGCGATCGCCGGTCCCGCGCCGCCACGCCATCCCCCTTGGGTCCCATCGGATGGCCCGAGTTGATCGGGCGAAAAACAAACAGTCAAGTATGTTTCTATTCGGATGAGGGATGAGACAGGCGAGGGTCGGAAGGGTTCTGCAACGCCGGACGGCGAAGCAGCGCCTCGACCCCCTCGCAGTCGCTTCCGCCATCCGCTATGGTCCGCCGCGAACACGTGCCCGAGGGCTTCTGTCTTGACCGCATCGCTTTCCCGTCGCACCGCTCTCCTCGCCGTCGTCGCGGGCGCCGTGGCGCTCGGCGGCTGCGGCCGCCGCGGAGGCCTCGAATTGCCGGGCGAGACGCCCGCCGCCATCGGCGGACCGACGCCGCCGAACCTGCCGCCGCGCGCGGAAGCCGCGGCCGATCCCGCCAACCCAGCCCAGCGCGAGGCCGGCCCGCGCCGCGACTATGACCGCAATCGCCCCGTCGGCCGCGGTCAGCTCCTGCCGTCCGGACAGTTCATCCTCGATCCGCTGCTCTGAGCGGCCCTCCCGCCGCCAACGCCGAACGCTCGCCCCATGCATCATTTCGCCTATCGCGACGGCCGCCTCCATGCCGAGGACGTGCCGCTTGAGACCATCGCGGCCGAGGTCGGCACGCCGTTCTACTGCTATTCCACGGCGACGCTGGAACGGCACTACCGCGTCTTCACCGAAGCCTTCGCCGGCCTCGACACGCTGGTCTGCTACGCGATGAAGGCCAATTCCAACCAAGCCGTCATCCGCACGCTCGGCCGCCTCGGCGCAGGCATGGACGTGGTGTCGGGCGGCGAGCTGAAGCGGGCGCTGGCCGCCGGCATTCCGGGCGAGCGCATCATGTTCTCCGGCGTCGGCAAGACCGAGGCCGAGCACGCCGCCGCGCTCGAGGCCGGCGTCTTCTGCATCAATGTCGAGAGCGAGCCGGAAGTGGCCCAGCTGTCGCGTGTTGCCACCTCCCTCGGCAAGACCGCCCACATCTCCTTCCGCGTCAATCCGGATGTCGACGCCAGGACCCACGCCAAGATCTCGACGGGCAAGAAGGGCGACAAGTTCGGCATCCCCATTTCCACGGCGCGCGAGGCCTATGCCCGCGCCGCCAAGCTGCCGGGCATCCACATTGCCGGCATCGACATGCATATCGGCTCGCAGATCACCGACCTGCAGCCCTTCGACGATGCCTATGCCCTGCTGGCCGAATTCGTCGGCACGCTGCGCGCCGACGGCCACGCCATCGACCATGTCGATGTCGGCGGTGGCCTCGGCATCCCCTATCGCGACGACAACGAGCCGCCGCCCGAGCCGATGCGCTATGCCGAGGTGGTGAAGCGCCACACGGCCTCACTCGGCTGCCGCGTCATCATGGAGCCGGGGCGGATGATGGTCGGCAATGCCGGCATCCTCGTCACCCGCGTCATCTATGTGAAGGAGACGGAGGGCCACACCTTCGTCATCGTCGACGGGGCCATGAACGACCTCATCCGCCCGACGCTCTACGACGCCCATCACGAGATCCGCCCGGTCAAGGAGCCCGTCCCCGGCGCACCGAAGCCGAAGGTCGACGTCGTCGGCCCCATCTGCGAGAGCGGCGACTACCTGGCGCTGGGCCGCAAGCTGCCGAAGGTCGGCCCCGGCGACCTGCTCGCGGTGATGACGGCCGGCGCCTATGGCGCGGTCCAGGCCGGCACCTACAACACCCGCCCGCTCTCGCCGGAGGTGCTGGTCAAGGACGCCGACTATGCGGTCGTCCGCCCGCGCCTCGACGTCGAGGCCATCATCGCCATGGACAGGCTGCCCGGCTGGCTCTGAAACCCAGCCCTGCCGAAAGCCTGATTGACCGGCCGGGAACAAGGGTCTTCAAGCACGGTTTAAACCGTCACGGAGCCCCATGATGCTGCCCAAGCGCCTGGTCGACGGCTATGCCTCCTTTCTGGAAGGCCGCTTTCCGCAGGAATCCGAGCGCTACAGGCAGCTCGGCGAGGACGGCCAGAGCCCGAAGACCATGGTCGTCTCCTGCTGCGACAGCCGCGTCTCGCCGGAGGTGATCTTCGACGTCGGGCCGGGCGAACTCTTCATCGTCCGCAACGTCGCCAACCTCGTGCCGCCCTACGCGCCCGACGGCAGCCAGCACGGCACCTCGGCGGCGCTCGAATTCGCGGTCCAGGCGCTGCGCGTCTCCGACATCGTCGTTCTCGGCCATGCCCGCTGCGGCGGCATCCGCGCCTCGGTCGCCGAGGACGCGGAGCCCCTCTCCCCCGGCGACTTCATCGGCAAATGGATGTCGATGATCTCGCCGGCCATCGACCGCCTTGGGCCGCGCGGCAACCGGCCCATGGCCGACTATCTGAGCGCGCTGGAGCGCGCCTCCGTCGTCCATTCGCTGGCGAACCTCAGGACCTTTCCCTGCGTGAACATCCTCGAGCAGCGCGGACGCCTGCGCCTGCACGGCGCCTTCTTCGGCGTCGCCACGGGCGTGCTCAGCGTGTTGGACGAAGCGTCAGGCGTCTTCGAGCCGGTCCTCGACGCGCCGGGCAAGGTCTTCGCCTGCTCGGCGGCGAGCTGACCTACAGCGTCACCGCGCCATAGCATGGCGCCTTGCCCCAGACCGCGAGCCGATAGCCCTTGCGCAGCCCGAGGGTGAAATAGGGATCAGCCTCGACGAGGGCGACGGCCTCCTCACGGCTGTCCACCTCCAGCACCCACAGACCGCCTTCGAACCAGGCGCCCGGTTCCGGCCTTAGTCCGCCGCCGATCAGGATGCGGTCGGCATGGGCGGCGAGATAGTCGAAATGCGCCTGCGAATGGTCCTTCCGGACCCAGGCGGCGTCGGAATTGTCGTCGAACAGAACGATCCAGCGGGCCATGACGGCTCTCCAAAACGACGAACGGCGGGCCTTGGGGGCCCGCCGTCGCACACAATGGGTTCGATGCGAAGGAGAGGGCGACCGATCAGGCCGCCGCTTTCGCCCGCGGCTGGATGAGCTTGCGGTTGATCAGCACCTCGGCGATCTGCACCGCGTTGAGCGCCGCGCCCTTGCGCAGGTTGTCGGAGACGCACCAGAAGGCGAGGCCGTTCTCCACCGTGGCGTCCTCGCGGATGCGCGACACATAGGTCGCATCCTCGCCGGCGGCGTCGAGCGGCGTGGCGTAGCCGCCGTTCTCATGCTTGTCGATGACCAGCACGCCCGGGGCCTGGCGCAGCACCTCACGCGCCTCATCGGCGGTGATCGGCTGCTCGCACTCGATGTTCACGGCTTCCGAATGGGCGATGAAGACCGGCACGCGCACGCAGGTCGCGGTCAGCTTGATCTTCGGGTCGAGGATCTTCTTGGTCTCGACCGTCATCTTCCATTCCTCCTTCGTGAACCCGTCCTCCATGAAGACGTCGATATGGGGAATGAGGTTGAAGGCGATGCGGGCCGGGAACTTCTTGGTCTCCGGGTCCTTCATCGAATAGAGCGCCTTGGTCTGGCGATCGAGCTCGTCCATGCCTTCCTTGCCGGCGCCGGAGACCGACTGGTAGGTCGAGACGACGACGCGCTTGATGCCGAAGCGGTCGTGCAGCGGCTTCAGCGCCACCACGAGCTGGGCGGTCGAGCAGTTCGGATTGGCGATGATGTTGCGCTTGGAGAAGCCGGTGATCGCATCGGCATTCACTTCCGGAACGATCAGCGGCACGTCGGAATCGTAGCGCCAGGCCGAGGAATTATCGATCACCACGCAGCCCTGGGCGCCGATCTTCGGCGACCATTCCTTCGACACGGCGCCGCCGGCCGACATCAGGCAGATGTCGGTGTCGGAGAAGTCGTAATGCTCGAGGGCCTTCACCTTCAGCACCTTGTCGCCGAAGGAGACCTCCTGGCCGACCGAGCGGCGGGAGGCCAGCGGAACGACCTCGGAAACGGGGAACCCGCGCTCCTCGAGGATGGCGAGCATCTCGCGGCCCACATTGCCCGTGGCACCCGCGACGGCGACCTTGTAACCCATGATCTGGCCTCTTTCGGCTATGGTTCTCCCCCGGGACCGGATCGCCTGGCGATCCGTTGGCGCCCATCTCCCCGTCGGGGGAGCACCCGGAAGCGAGGACGAAGCGTCAGCCTGCCGTGCCGCGCGTGGCGACCGGCTTGGTTTTCGTCGTCGTTTTGCTGCGACCGAAAGCCATGGCTGGGATGGGGTGTCCTCGGCGGAAGTGCCGTGAGGCCAGCGAAAAACACCAGGTGCGGCGAAATGTCAATCGCGCTAAGGGCTCAGGGCTGGCAAGGGCACGACCCCGGGCACGAGAGCGCCCAAGTTTCGCCCGGAAGGCCATGCCATCACGGAGGGGGCCTCGTCGCCCGTTCGAGACAGAGATGACCCAGACCCTCACCCGCCGGAACCTGCTGACCGTCGCTGCCGCCGCTGGCCTCGCCCCGCTCCTGTCCGGGGAAAGCCGCGCCGCGACCCCGCTGCGCTTCGGCCCAGCCGCCCCCTTCTCCTACAACGCCCTGAAGCAGATGGCCGCCGCCCGCGCCGGCCGGCCCTATGTCGCCCCGCCGCGCCCGAACCCCGAGGTCGTCCGCCGCATCGACTACGATGCGCATGGCAAGCTGCGCTTCGACAAGGACAACGCGCTGTTCGGCGAGGGACCCGGCGCCTATCCCGTCACCTTCCAGCATGTCGGGCAGTACTTCCCCAAGACCGTCTCCATGCATGTGGTCCAGGGCGAGACGGCCCGCGAGATCCTCTACGACCCGCGCTACTTCACCATCGGCCCCGACCATCCCGCCTCGGCGCTGCCGGCCGAGCCCTCCGCCTTTGCCGGCCTCTGGCTGCAGGAGGCGAAGTCCGGCCCGTGGAAGACGCAGGAGCCCTGGGCCACCTGGCTCGGCGCGTCCTATTTCCGCGGCGTCGGCGAACTCGGCCAGGTCGGCCTCTCCGCCCGCGGCCTCGCGCTCGCCCCGGGCCAGGGCCCCGGGCCCGAGGAGTTCCCCGACTTCGTCGCCTTCTGGATCGCCCCGGCCGCCAGCGAGACGGATCCCGTCACGCTCTATGCGCTGATGGACTCGCCCTCTCTGTCGGGCGCCTACCGGTTCCTGTGCCGGCGCACCAATGGCGTCGTCATGGACATCGAGGCGACGCTGCATTTCCGCCAGCGGGTCACCCATCTCGGCGTCGCGCCGCTCACCTCCATGTACTGGTACTCGGAGACGACCTCGTCGCGGACCATCGACTGGCGCCCCGAGGTGCATGATTCCGACGGCCTTGCCATCTGGACCGGCGGCGGTGAGCGCATCTGGCGCCCGCTCAACAACCCGCCGCGCACCATGACCTCGAGCTTCGTCGACGAGCGCCCGCGCGGCTTCGGCCTGCTGCAGCGCGACCGCGAGTTCCTGCACTATCTCGACGGCGTGAAATACGAGAAGCGCCCCTCCGCCTGGGTTGAGCCGCAGGGGGACTGGGGCCGCGGCGCGGTGCAGCTTGTCGAGTTGAACACCGACGACGAGATCCACGACAACATCGTCGCCATGTGGGTGCCCGAGGTGCCGGGCGAACCCGGCCAGCCCCGCGAGTTCCGCTACCGCCTGCACTGGCTCGCCGACGAGCCCTACCCGACGCCGCTCGCGCGCGTGGTGGCGACCCGCCTCGGCCGCGGCGGCCAGCCGGGCCAGCCGCGCCCGCAAGGGGTGCGCAAGTTCCTGGTGGAGTTCGCCGGCGGCCCGCTGACCAGCCTGCCCAAGGGCACCCTGCCCCGTCCGGTGCTCTGGGCCTCGCGCGGCACCTTCGGCGAGTACCAGTACACCGAGGCCGTGCCGAACGACGTGCCGGGCCACTGGCGCACCCAGTTCGACCTCAAGGTCGAGGGCAACGAGCCAGTCGAGATGCGCTGCTACCTGCGCGTCGGCGACCAGGTGGCCTCGGAGAGCTGGCTCTACCAGTATCATCCGGGGGCGTGAGGCGGCCCACGGGCGCCGATAAGCGTACCTCCTGAACCTCCACCGTCATGCCCGCCCTTGTGGCGGGTATCCACGACTTGAGCACCGCATATCGAGAAGTCGTGGATGCCCGGGGCAAGCCCGGGCATGACGCGGAGAGGTGTCGCGAGACCCAACCACCACCAGCCTCCCGGCCTAAGCGCGGCGGCACCTTTCGCTCAGCCCGTCACCCCCGGCGAGGCCCGAAGCGAAAGGCGAACGCATCTTGCGTTCGCGTGAGCTTGGGCCGAGGGAAGGGGGTCCAGGGGCCGGTTCACGGCCCTTCATCCGGACGGATGGCTGGCGATCGGCAATCCTGGATCCCCTTCCCTCGCTCGCTGACGCTCGCTCGCCGGGGATGACGGCGGTGGGCGCTGGAGGCGCGCAGCGGATTTCCTCAGCTCAACCACCCGCTACTCCACTCGCACCGTCACCGAGGCGCTGCGGCCCTCGCCATCCACCACCGACAGCGTCGTGAAGCCCGGCCCGTCCGGCTGGACGTTCACCTGCCTCTGCGCGCCGAAACGCCCGGCGGGCCTCCCGTCCAGCAGCACCGTGAAGGGCGGACGGCCACCCTTGGTGTGGACCACGAGAGGGTCCATGGCGCCGCGCAGCGCACCGAGGTCGACGCGGACCCCATCCGGCGGGAAGGCGATCTTGAGGTCGCGCGTGTCGGTCGCCTCCTCCCGCGACGGCCCGAAGCGGCGAAGCGGCGCGGGCAGTTGGGCATGGGTGAGCGCCGGCGCACTCGACGGCCGCGGCGGCATGGCGGCCGGCGCGCCGAGCCGGGCGAAGGCGTCGAAGAGGATGGGGGCCGCGGCCGTGCGGCCGGTGATGCCCGGCACGGAGGACCCGTCGGGACGGCCGACCCAGACGGCAATGGTCCGACGGCCGTCGAAGCCCACGGCCCAGGCGTCGCGGAAGCCGTAGGACGTGCCGGTCTTATAGGCGAGGCGGCCGGTGATCGCGGCGTCCGGCGCCGGCGCCTCGGTGAGAATATCGCCGACATGCCAGGCTGCGGCCTCGTCCGTCACCGGACGGCCCGCCATCTGCGGCGCGCCCAGCCGCTCCACCAGCGCTGGCATCTCGCCGCCGCGGGCGAGGCCCGCATAGAGCGCCGCGAGGTCCGCGAGGCGAAGGCCGACGCCACCGAGGCCGACAGCGAGCCCCGGCACCTCGCCGCGCGGCAGTTGCGGGCGAATGCCGGCCTGTTCCAGCCGCGAGAAGAAGCGCTGCGGCCCCACCGCCTCCAGCAGCGCCACGGCCGGCACGTTCAGCGACATCTGCAGCGCCACGCGGGTCGGCACCGTGCCCTGATAGCCCCTGTCGAAATTGGCCGGCGCATAGGTGCCGAAGCGCGAGGGACGGTCCTCGATCAGCGTCTCGGGATGGGCAAGGCCCGCCTCATAGGCCATGGCGTAGATGAA
This window contains:
- a CDS encoding GAF domain-containing protein encodes the protein MTDPLAVLAASLAAPGQPQTLFAALERETQALVGHKLFTLLFVDGADVARIYSNRPAEYPVSGRKTMGATPWGKHVLEEQRPYLGRDREAIRWAFFDHDLIGSMGLGSVINVPVIYDGTTIGTMNLLDVEHHYREEHVAPVARLAPVLVPAFLAARAGL
- a CDS encoding branched-chain amino acid ABC transporter permease; protein product: MLNYLLFTLTIGGIYGLLALSLNLIWGGAGMVNLGLAGFFAVGAYASAIATGAGAPVPLGLIAAACAGVVAGLVVTFATLRLRDDYLAIVTLGFAEVVRLVALNERWLTNGSDGMSGIRAPFKAELGPLGFNLFYCGLVAVIVALVWLALRRLDLSPFGRTLKAIREDQELAAFAGKKVLRFKLQAFALSAAIAGLAGALYGHYQTYVSPDHFQPLITIYIFLAVTAGGVGRPIGAVIGALLVVAFLEATRFVGEVVPGLQPVQVAALREMLVGAALILVLYLRPQGLLPERIPPAPRPS
- a CDS encoding branched-chain amino acid ABC transporter permease, whose protein sequence is MTPLAQAILNGVMTGALIAVPAIGFTAIFAVLRYPSFAVAAYITIGGFAGWVANTTLGLGVLPVVAIAFVVAGAVGVIGEEGGLRRLRPAGALTVAIATIALNLILENLIRFGFGNDLRGYDLPLKPDLRFLDLRIGPQQIENVILAAIVMAAVFLFLRHTRFGKAMRAVADNVDLARLKGIDPQLVAVVTLFVGAGLSGAGGVLLAVDTSIDPLAGTRILLTVFAAAVLGGLGSIPGAVVGAFCVGIAEELAVLAVPATYRSAIGFAAILLMLTFRPRGLLGERAV
- a CDS encoding ABC transporter substrate-binding protein, whose translation is MTQSITRRLLLQGAAAASLLPAAPALVLAQAAPIRLGPLVPLTGAGGSYGPIMARAMRAVVDEVNAAGGVLGRRVELSVEDDQTNPEAGVRAARKLIDVDKVSAIVGTWASSVTTAVAPLCWESKTFLATVSGADSITLLPHQGYIARTQPNTTLQGRKFGEFALEQGAKRVFFVSPQTPFQKSQFDNITLAVKAKGGETGALIYDDKKPSYRSEVDEILRFRPDALILGGYAPDTTVLLRDLFRAGFQGRKIAFGYSVNQKLVESLPAEVVQNIFTISPSSDEASGAYARLVKLIGVANPDPYTTQVYDQVNLILMAIAAAKDSSGTAIRDTLRKVSQAPGGAKVDNAIDGLKAIAAGQAVDYEGASGPCDFLDSGDITDSRFRYEQVRDGKIALVKIA
- a CDS encoding ABC transporter ATP-binding protein; this translates as MLAAEGVVAGYGAAEQILKGASVRVEPGEIVTIIGPNGAGKSTLLKTIAGLVAAKEGQIILSGKDVTSADAGGRAKAGIAFVPQERNVFGSLTVAENLEIAGFLDPAGASARAEGLYATYPMLAAKRRALARTLSGGQRQILAMAMGLMSNPSLMLLDEPTAGLSPKAADDLFDAIVALNRDGLPILMVEQHAVEALAVSHRGYVLVSGRNSAEGTGPGLAADPEIRRLFLGG
- a CDS encoding ABC transporter ATP-binding protein — encoded protein: MTDLLTISGLTRGFYGVSVLNGVDIAIPEGSFTGLIGPNGAGKSTLFNVVSGLYRPDGGAVTFAGEDVTALPPEALVRRRLVRTFQLARGFPKLSVFQHLMLYGREQAGESLVSALIGSHKARLREEALAEQAWAVIRRLKLDGVVDNPVVALSGGQKKLVEIGRALMAEPRLILLDEPMAGVNPSLTEEIAGHLVALNREGVTICLIEHDMGLIRRLCDPVIVMAEGRTLTRGSFDEVASDERVLEAYLGRRH
- a CDS encoding TetR/AcrR family transcriptional regulator, encoding MGPKGDGVAARDRRSQEERSRETSSKILDAAIDLIHDRGLTRLSTTDIAAHAGVSRGALTHHFASRDELIITAVTRNLQQVTETLHAFALEVAERGGSSDEIVDRIWDVMNDRLFYITLEYLPEARHNPEFRARLVPMVRDFHAALDAIWMALASRCGTDPETTRTVLNATMCLIRGMIAQTVLRDDPVYFAGLLAFWKDQVRGHFPSLPVRQAPSRGGKA
- the lptM gene encoding LPS translocon maturation chaperone LptM — its product is MTASLSRRTALLAVVAGAVALGGCGRRGGLELPGETPAAIGGPTPPNLPPRAEAAADPANPAQREAGPRRDYDRNRPVGRGQLLPSGQFILDPLL